The Phoenix dactylifera cultivar Barhee BC4 unplaced genomic scaffold, palm_55x_up_171113_PBpolish2nd_filt_p 000243F, whole genome shotgun sequence genomic sequence GACGGTTATCTTGGAATTTGATTGCTGGTTTCCGACCGATCGCGCGTTTCTAAATCATGTTTCGGGTCTAGCTCGGAAAGGAGGCACTGAACGAGGTATCAAGGGCGTTACTTTTGGGGGCTTTATCTTTCTTTACTGCTATTTTTGTGTTTCCGATTGGGGATGGATGCCTGGATGTGTAAAGTTTTACTTTTTCGAGCGATTGAAGAACAAGTAATCAGAtcataaatttattttgaaatatttaaaCTTTAGCGGGCGGCAGCAGATGCCGCTGAGTTTTGAAGGAAACTGAGAGGATCCTCTTGCCGGGTTGCATAAAAGATGGTAGAGGGTACAAAATTTACTGGAATTATagggggtggtggtggtggtggtgggaatGGGATAGGGAATAGCTTCTGCGACATGGGTTTCTACCGGAAGCTCGAGGAGGGTTCCAACATGTCCATAGACAGCATTGGGAGCCTTCAGATGAGCAACGACGGCGACTCTGTAGCCATGTCCTTGGAGAACAGCAGCGTTGGTTCAAATGACTCCCATACGAGAATCCTTCACCACCCTGGTCTCCGTCCTATGCCCAGTGCCAACTATTCGGTGGGCCACAGCGTGCTGCGCCCGCGGAGGGTGTCTCATGCTCTCAATGAAGATGCCTTGGCTCAAACCTTGATGGATCCTCAGTACCCAACAGAATCTCTCAAGAACTATGATGAGTGGACCATCGACCTGAGGAAGCTCAATATGGGTATGGCCTTTGCTCAGGGGGCGTTTGGGAAGCTTTACAAGGGCACTTATAATGGAGAAGATGTGGCTATTAAGTTGTTGGAAAGGCCAGAGAATGACCTGGAGAGAGCACAACTAATGGAGCAACAATTTGCACAGGAGGTTATGATGCTGGCTACCCTGAAACACCCAAATATCGTGAGATTTATTGGAGCATGCAGGAAGCCAATGGTTTGGTGCATTGTAACAGAGTATGCAAAGGGTGGCTCTGTCAGACAGTTTCTGATGAGAAGGCAGAACAGGTCAGTGCCTCTGAAGTTGGCTGTCCAGCAGGCCCTGGATGTCGCCAGGGGTATGGCCTATGTGCATGGTTTTGGGTTGATTCACAGGGATCTCAAATCCGACAATCTTCTCATATTTGCGGATAAATCCATTAAGATTGCTGACTTTGGAGTGGCCCGTATTGAGGTGCAGACTGAAGGCATGACACCAGAGACAGGAACTTATCGTTGGATGGCTCCGTATGTATACTTACATTACGTATCATCTTCATGATGTTTAGAACCTTATATGGTGCTAACATCAAAGGCATTGTTCTACATCTATCACTTTGAGTAGTTCGTTAAACTGCTGTTGCATCACTAATTTAGAACATTTTTCTGTAAACTTGTGCTCACACAATCTTTTACTGGACACCTGGTTGGACATGAATGAGTTTGTTGTTCATTTATGCTAATTAATGACAACTATGCAACTGTAGTAAGTGTGATTAGATAacattttgttttataaaaggAATCGTACTGATTTCAGCATTATCTCTTCAAGTAGGTCATCCATTTTAGATCGTTGCTTTTGTAAAAGATTTGCTGTCTTCTCTTTTAAGTTCTCTAGCTGCTTGGTTGTGCATGCAACAACTCTCTTGATCATAAGTTTAGTAAGACTTACTACTTTGATGTATGGATGGGATGTGGTGATGTCACTTTACATGCTGCTATCATGTACATTCATAATGCTTCAGCATGCTCTATGAGAGCATCTTGGACTATGAATCATGATAGGTGTTGCTATGCAagtttatgtaaaaaaaaaaaaataacattaaCCATGTAAGTCAAGTGCTATGTATCATGTAGAGTGGTAGGTGAGGTCAAAATTCTAAACTCAAACAATTAGGATACTAATAGGTAAAAATTGTACAACCACATGCACGTGCTCTGGTTGGCTGTGGCCTTACTATATTGGACATCCATAATTGGATCATCTAGGTCTGGAAGTAAACTGCTTTATATAAACGATCCATATGTTAATGAGTTGACAGATATGGATAAATGTGTTGACTTGGTACCTAACAAATCGAGCGTACATTTATCACCTGGCTATTTAGCGGGCATGAATTGAGGTTTCGAGGTTCACAGAATCCCTAGCATTAGCTTGGGTTTATTACTGTTTGTTCATCCATGCTTTAGAGTAGTGTTTACattgtttttctttgtttttttacaGAATACATTTTTAAATTGGGTAATTTAAATTTCTGGTTTCTAACTTTATACATGTTGCCCCTTTTATGTTTGTGTATGCAGAGTAATCGTCTTGACTAGAGATGTTTGTGGATAACCCTTTGTTTGATTGTTCTGCAATTTCTTGAAAGAAGATGCTTGCCACTTTCAGACTTATGGTTATTTTGTTTGCTAGTATATAGGTTCTTAAGTTTAACCTGACCTGGATATCTTTTTCCTCTACTTGTGTCTCTTCTGTGTCTGATTTTTCAACAATAGAAATTCCTGCAAGGACATTCCATGGGCATAGACAGCAATAGACTTCTTGATCACTGTGCATGTTGCAAATATAGTTATATTTGTGTCTGATGACATTCGTTTATAACAGATGCATATAAATCTGAAGTTCTAGGTCCACAAACCTTTGCTGTGGTTCAACTGTTGATAGTCATCCTTTCCATTCGTTGTTCCATCTTAGCATGCATTGAAATGGAATGTCTTGTCATGTTATGTCAGATCCACAAATGTCCCAAGTTCCAGTCTTCACAAAAATGCAATTCTTCTTGCTggttcttttaaaaaatataatttagcaGTATTTAGTTCTTAATCATATCTGAGCTATATAAGTGACTGTCATGCTAGTTAGCTATCTTGCTCTATATTCTAGTGTATCAATTTTATAAGCTAGTATATGgaattatacaaattggtattCTGAGCATGCACATAATGGATTTCCAAAACATATGCCAGGAAACTTTTTCTTTATTCTGTATCTAGTATATTTATGAATGATTAAGAGTAATAAGCATACCTCTTACAAACCTTGACATCGGTTAACTGCATGACGCATTCTTGATTCTTCCAAGTATCAGTTGTTTTCGTTTGTAACTTATCCTAGAAGAGACACTTTACGAGGTATGTAAATCTTCAAACCACAAGTTAACAACAATatagcaaaataaaaataaaaaagatcacAAATTTTACTAAACTTAAGAGTGTGCTGGCTTAAGCCTGTCATTATTTCTGGTTGGGACATGTTTTAGAGGCGCTAGTCTGTCCCGATTGATAGAACCTCGGTTTAGTGCTTCTATTATGTGATTTGCTTAGTAATAGACCATTGATGTACTGGcctagccaaaattgcatgtcCATCATATATTTGAATTCAAAAGTTGTCTTATTAAGAAT encodes the following:
- the LOC103720897 gene encoding serine/threonine-protein kinase STY13, producing MVEGTKFTGIIGGGGGGGGNGIGNSFCDMGFYRKLEEGSNMSIDSIGSLQMSNDGDSVAMSLENSSVGSNDSHTRILHHPGLRPMPSANYSVGHSVLRPRRVSHALNEDALAQTLMDPQYPTESLKNYDEWTIDLRKLNMGMAFAQGAFGKLYKGTYNGEDVAIKLLERPENDLERAQLMEQQFAQEVMMLATLKHPNIVRFIGACRKPMVWCIVTEYAKGGSVRQFLMRRQNRSVPLKLAVQQALDVARGMAYVHGFGLIHRDLKSDNLLIFADKSIKIADFGVARIEVQTEGMTPETGTYRWMAPEMIQHRPYNQKVDVYSFGIVLWELITGMLPFPNMTAVQAAFAVVNRGVRPIIPHDCHPALSEIMTRCWDADPDERPPFAEVVRMLESARSEIMMTVRKARFRCCLSQPMTTD